From the Deltaproteobacteria bacterium HGW-Deltaproteobacteria-4 genome, one window contains:
- a CDS encoding pilus assembly protein PilC — MPTYAWEGKNRQGATQKGNSPAANEAALSAELRRKGIMVTSIRPKSAMKFSFGSAGSVSSKDLVVFTRQFCTMIDAGLPLVQCLDILSRQQDNPYFKKCLFEVKESVESGSTFAEALGKHPRIFDELYVNLVAAGEVGGILDTILNRLAAYIEKSLKLKKQVKSAMTYPVTIIGIASVVVGVILIFVIPSFESMFESFNQALPMPTQIVINMSRGLKKYIIVILGAIWLFIFLCKRFYASPKGRELVDHYALKMPVVGVLIRKVAVAKFTRTLGTMISSGVPILDGLEIVAKTAGNRTVEKAIYQVRQSISEGKTIAEPLTKSGVFPPMVCQMIAVGEQAGAIDTMLNKIADFYDDEVDDAVGNLTAMMEPLLMLFLGTVVGGLVIAMYLPIFKLAGAVG, encoded by the coding sequence ATGCCAACTTATGCCTGGGAAGGGAAAAATCGCCAGGGAGCTACGCAGAAAGGGAACTCTCCGGCAGCGAATGAGGCGGCTCTCTCAGCAGAATTACGCCGCAAAGGCATCATGGTGACGAGTATTCGCCCAAAGAGTGCCATGAAGTTCAGCTTCGGCAGCGCAGGCTCGGTCTCGAGTAAAGACCTGGTGGTCTTTACTCGGCAGTTCTGTACGATGATCGACGCCGGACTCCCCCTGGTGCAATGTCTGGATATCCTCTCCAGACAGCAGGACAACCCCTACTTCAAAAAATGTCTCTTTGAAGTCAAGGAGAGTGTTGAATCAGGCTCAACCTTTGCTGAAGCGCTGGGAAAACATCCGCGAATCTTTGACGAACTCTACGTCAACCTGGTCGCTGCCGGTGAAGTCGGCGGTATTCTCGACACCATACTTAACCGTCTCGCCGCCTACATTGAAAAGAGCCTGAAACTAAAAAAACAGGTCAAGAGTGCCATGACCTACCCGGTGACGATTATCGGCATCGCTTCCGTCGTCGTCGGTGTCATCCTCATCTTCGTTATTCCTTCTTTCGAATCGATGTTTGAAAGTTTCAATCAGGCGTTGCCAATGCCGACGCAGATTGTCATCAATATGAGTCGCGGGCTGAAAAAATATATTATCGTGATTCTCGGCGCCATCTGGCTCTTTATCTTCCTTTGCAAGCGTTTCTATGCGTCACCAAAGGGCAGAGAACTAGTCGATCATTATGCTCTCAAAATGCCGGTCGTCGGGGTATTGATTCGCAAAGTTGCGGTGGCAAAATTTACCCGCACCCTCGGAACAATGATTTCCAGTGGCGTACCGATCCTTGACGGACTCGAAATTGTCGCTAAAACCGCCGGCAACAGAACTGTTGAAAAAGCTATATATCAGGTACGACAAAGTATCAGTGAAGGGAAGACAATTGCTGAACCCCTCACCAAATCCGGAGTCTTCCCGCCGATGGTTTGCCAGATGATCGCCGTTGGTGAGCAGGCCGGAGCGATTGATACCATGCTCAATAAAATTGCCGACTTTTATGACGATGAAGTCGATGATGCCGTCGGCAACCTGACGGCAATGATGGAGCCGCTCCTCATGCTCTTTCTCGGCACCGTCGTCGGGGGACTGGTCATTGCCATGTATCTGCCAATCTTCAAACTTGCCGGCGCTGTCGGCTGA
- a CDS encoding type IV pili twitching motility protein PilT, producing the protein MHQLLKTMVENGSSDLHLTTGTSPQIRIDGHITPMKMPALLPNDTKQLCYSILTDAQKRKFEEENELDLSFGVKGLARFRGNIFLQRGAVAGVFRLIPYKILTMEELNLPPICKEISRKPRGLVLVTGPTGSGKSTTLAAIIDAINAERREHIVTIEDPIEFIHPHKKCIVNQREVGSDTISFKRAIKSILRQDPDIVLLGELRDLETIESALTIAETGHLCFATLHTNSCVQTINRIVDVFPTNQQQQVRTQLGFVLEGVLSQSLLPKASGKGRALALEIMIPNPAIRSLIRDDKIHQIYSQMQMGQDKFGMQTLTQSLFMLYHTKQVSMEMALLRASDPDELKQMIANPASALRRTTGTALR; encoded by the coding sequence ATGCATCAACTCCTCAAAACGATGGTGGAAAACGGCTCATCGGATTTACATCTGACCACCGGCACTTCTCCACAGATTCGCATCGACGGTCACATTACCCCTATGAAGATGCCGGCACTCCTGCCGAACGATACCAAGCAACTCTGTTACAGTATCCTGACCGATGCCCAGAAGCGTAAATTCGAGGAAGAGAACGAACTCGATCTTTCCTTTGGGGTCAAAGGTCTTGCCCGTTTTCGCGGCAACATTTTTCTGCAGCGCGGCGCCGTCGCCGGGGTCTTTCGTCTGATCCCCTACAAAATATTGACGATGGAAGAATTGAATCTGCCCCCGATCTGCAAGGAGATCTCCCGTAAACCGCGGGGACTGGTGCTCGTGACCGGCCCCACCGGCAGCGGCAAATCAACGACACTGGCAGCGATTATCGATGCGATCAATGCCGAGCGCCGCGAACATATTGTGACCATTGAAGATCCCATCGAGTTTATCCATCCCCATAAAAAGTGTATCGTCAATCAAAGAGAAGTCGGTTCGGACACGATCTCCTTTAAAAGAGCGATCAAATCGATTCTCCGCCAGGATCCCGACATAGTTCTGCTCGGTGAGTTACGAGACCTTGAGACGATCGAGTCGGCTCTGACCATTGCCGAGACCGGACATCTCTGTTTTGCCACGCTGCACACCAACTCCTGCGTGCAGACGATCAACCGCATCGTTGACGTCTTCCCCACCAATCAGCAGCAACAGGTTCGCACCCAACTCGGCTTCGTTTTGGAAGGGGTCCTTTCCCAGTCCCTTCTCCCCAAAGCCAGCGGCAAGGGACGGGCCCTTGCCCTTGAAATTATGATTCCCAACCCGGCGATCCGCTCTCTGATCCGTGATGACAAGATCCATCAAATCTATTCACAGATGCAGATGGGGCAGGATAAATTCGGCATGCAAACGCTCACGCAGTCTCTCTTCATGCTTTACCATACCAAGCAAGTCAGCATGGAGATGGCCTTGTTACGCGCTTCAGACCCTGACGAGCTCAAACAGATGATTGCCAACCCGGCATCGGCGCTCCGGCGCACCACCGGCACTGCGCTGCGTTAA
- the pilB gene encoding type IV-A pilus assembly ATPase PilB produces the protein MAKNRLGELLVRKQLITDIQLAKALEDQKANGGRLGAVLVGLGFIKEETFTSFLSQQYSVPSINLSEFEIDPAVIKLVPAEIAQKYNLIPINRTGATLIIAMSDPSDINAIDDLRFRTGYTVEVVVASDASIKVGLDQYYDQSASFNEAMMMDDIDLEVVEESEVDTHALESSAEEAPVVKLVNLILTDAIKRKASDIHIEPYELSFRVRYRIDGVLYEVMKPPMKLKNAITSRVKIMAEMDIAERRLPQDGRIKIKLPRGGEMDYRVNCLPTLFGEKICCRLLDKSNLQLDMTKLGYEAQSLEWFKKEIHKPFGMVLVTGPTGSGKTVSLYSALSELNKVTENICTAEDPVEFNFAGINQVQMNEAVGLNFASALRAFLRQDPDIIMIGEIRDFETAEIGVKAALTGHLVLSTLHTNDAPATINRLLNMGIEPFLVASAVNLITAQRLGRRVCGECKQPEVIPRQALLQAELPEDEIDKIICYKGTGCPTCNNTGYKGRVGFYQVMPMLESIREMILSGANTSDIKRESMRLGVKSMRQAALTKLTEGVTSFEEVLRCTVTDN, from the coding sequence ATGGCAAAGAATCGACTCGGCGAACTGCTGGTTCGCAAACAACTGATCACGGACATCCAGCTCGCCAAAGCCCTTGAGGATCAGAAGGCAAATGGTGGTCGCCTCGGTGCGGTATTGGTTGGTCTCGGCTTCATAAAAGAGGAAACCTTCACCTCTTTCCTTTCCCAGCAATATAGTGTCCCGTCGATCAATCTCAGTGAATTTGAAATCGACCCCGCCGTCATCAAACTCGTCCCCGCAGAGATTGCGCAAAAATACAACCTCATTCCGATTAATCGCACGGGCGCGACCCTGATTATCGCCATGAGCGATCCTTCCGACATCAATGCCATCGACGATCTGCGCTTCCGCACCGGCTACACAGTCGAGGTGGTTGTTGCTTCTGATGCTTCGATCAAGGTCGGCCTTGACCAGTATTACGATCAGAGTGCTTCCTTCAACGAAGCGATGATGATGGACGATATTGATCTTGAGGTCGTCGAAGAGTCGGAAGTTGATACTCACGCTTTAGAGTCTTCTGCCGAAGAAGCGCCCGTCGTCAAGCTGGTTAATCTGATTCTCACCGATGCCATCAAGCGCAAAGCTTCGGATATTCATATTGAGCCGTACGAGCTCTCCTTTCGCGTCCGTTACCGCATCGACGGCGTCCTTTATGAAGTCATGAAGCCGCCGATGAAGCTTAAAAACGCCATTACCTCCCGCGTCAAAATCATGGCGGAAATGGACATTGCCGAACGCCGCCTGCCGCAGGACGGCCGCATCAAGATCAAGCTCCCTCGCGGTGGAGAGATGGATTATCGCGTCAATTGTCTGCCAACCCTCTTTGGTGAAAAGATCTGTTGCCGACTCCTCGACAAGTCAAACCTGCAGCTCGACATGACCAAGCTTGGCTACGAAGCCCAATCCCTTGAATGGTTCAAAAAAGAGATCCACAAGCCTTTCGGCATGGTTCTGGTCACCGGTCCCACCGGTTCAGGAAAGACTGTCTCCCTCTATTCGGCCCTTTCCGAGCTGAACAAAGTCACGGAAAATATCTGTACTGCTGAAGATCCGGTCGAATTCAACTTTGCCGGCATCAACCAGGTACAGATGAATGAAGCTGTCGGCCTCAACTTTGCGTCGGCGCTGCGCGCCTTTCTCCGGCAAGACCCGGATATCATCATGATCGGCGAGATTCGTGACTTTGAAACTGCTGAAATCGGGGTTAAGGCGGCCCTGACCGGACACCTGGTCCTGTCGACACTTCATACCAACGATGCACCGGCAACAATCAACCGTCTTCTCAACATGGGGATTGAACCCTTTCTGGTTGCTTCAGCGGTCAACCTTATTACCGCCCAACGCCTGGGGCGGCGGGTCTGTGGTGAATGCAAGCAACCGGAAGTGATACCGAGACAGGCATTGCTGCAAGCAGAACTTCCCGAAGATGAGATCGACAAGATCATTTGCTATAAAGGGACCGGGTGCCCGACCTGTAACAACACCGGCTACAAGGGCCGGGTCGGTTTCTATCAGGTTATGCCGATGCTCGAATCGATTCGCGAAATGATCCTGTCCGGCGCCAATACCTCCGATATCAAACGCGAATCGATGCGCCTGGGGGTCAAATCCATGCGCCAGGCCGCTTTGACCAAGCTGACCGAAGGGGTGACGAGCTTTGAAGAGGTCTTACGCTGTACGGTCACTGACAATTAA
- the aroE gene encoding shikimate dehydrogenase: MIVQGTTKVFAILGDPVSHSLSPQLHNAALTAVGINGIYVPFHVVPEQLATAVAGVRALQIAGLSVTVPHKERIIPLLDEIDPAAQRIGAVNTVVNREGRLIGYNTDAPGFLQALRDTLDFSPLHKEVLLIGAGGAARAALIALAQAGATTVVVANRTPDRAVDLIASCCTEFPACQMMATSLDALHTGDFLGRADLLVNTSALGLAGESFPSAIIAGLKPSALIFDMVYSRTTASTPLVRQGESAGHRAADGRSMLIAQGEAAFSLWTGLVPPGGVMKAALNF, translated from the coding sequence ATGATTGTTCAAGGCACAACCAAGGTCTTTGCAATCCTCGGTGACCCGGTTTCCCACTCCTTGTCGCCGCAATTGCACAATGCCGCCCTCACCGCTGTGGGAATCAACGGCATTTATGTCCCTTTTCATGTTGTCCCTGAGCAGCTTGCCACGGCGGTAGCCGGAGTGCGGGCGCTCCAAATTGCAGGACTCAGTGTGACTGTCCCGCACAAAGAGCGCATCATCCCCTTGCTGGACGAAATCGATCCGGCGGCGCAACGCATCGGCGCTGTCAATACTGTCGTTAATCGCGAGGGGCGCCTGATCGGCTACAATACCGATGCCCCCGGTTTCTTGCAGGCGTTACGCGACACCCTTGACTTTTCACCCTTGCACAAAGAAGTGCTGCTAATCGGTGCCGGCGGCGCAGCGCGGGCCGCCCTTATTGCTTTGGCGCAAGCCGGCGCGACAACGGTTGTCGTTGCAAATCGGACTCCCGATCGGGCGGTCGACTTGATCGCGAGCTGTTGCACGGAATTTCCTGCCTGCCAGATGATGGCAACCAGCCTTGATGCCCTCCATACCGGCGATTTTCTCGGCCGGGCCGACCTCCTCGTCAATACCTCAGCGCTCGGTTTAGCCGGAGAATCCTTCCCGTCTGCCATCATTGCCGGCCTGAAACCTTCAGCCCTGATCTTTGATATGGTCTACAGCCGGACAACGGCGAGTACGCCGTTAGTCCGCCAGGGAGAAAGCGCCGGTCACCGCGCCGCTGATGGTCGCAGCATGCTGATTGCGCAAGGTGAAGCCGCCTTTTCTCTCTGGACAGGGCTGGTCCCTCCCGGCGGGGTGATGAAGGCCGCTTTAAATTTTTAA
- a CDS encoding riboflavin biosynthesis protein RibF gives MRIIHDLQELTAVPRHTVATIGNFDGVHLGHRAIFRRVVAEARQAQGTATVITFNPHPLKLLAPERAPLLIDTYAERERLIAASCIDLLVCLPFTATLAALPATTFVTEILLGSLGLKHLIVGYDYAFGRDRQGDAIFLQDCGERYGFTVEVLPPIKQNQDVYSSTRIRQLLLEGDVESAASLLGRHFTLEGEVIHGAGRGRKLGFPTANLHTGKELLPKAGVYAVKVQHGAALLDGVANIGKNPTFGENELTVEVHLLDGQPNLYGETLRFYFVQRLREEMRFAGVPELCAAIQCDIIRARQILCHAQVIEYQEDSEQGEN, from the coding sequence ATGAGAATCATTCACGACCTCCAGGAATTGACGGCTGTCCCGCGGCATACCGTTGCCACCATCGGCAATTTTGACGGTGTCCATCTCGGCCATCGCGCCATCTTTCGCAGGGTCGTTGCCGAAGCGCGGCAGGCACAGGGGACGGCAACGGTCATTACCTTCAATCCCCATCCCCTGAAGCTCCTTGCCCCGGAGCGGGCCCCGTTGTTGATCGATACCTATGCGGAGCGGGAACGGCTGATTGCGGCGTCTTGTATCGACCTCCTCGTCTGCCTCCCCTTTACGGCCACCCTGGCAGCGCTGCCGGCAACCACCTTTGTCACCGAGATCCTCCTGGGTTCCCTGGGTCTCAAGCACTTGATTGTCGGCTACGATTACGCATTCGGTCGTGACCGGCAGGGGGACGCGATTTTTTTGCAGGATTGCGGCGAACGCTACGGCTTCACCGTCGAAGTCCTGCCGCCGATCAAGCAAAATCAGGATGTCTACAGCTCGACACGAATCCGTCAACTTCTGCTCGAGGGGGACGTGGAATCGGCGGCATCACTTCTCGGCCGGCACTTTACCCTGGAAGGAGAGGTCATCCATGGCGCCGGCCGGGGCCGGAAACTCGGCTTCCCGACTGCCAACCTGCACACAGGGAAGGAACTTCTCCCCAAAGCAGGGGTTTATGCCGTCAAAGTCCAGCACGGGGCGGCGCTGCTCGACGGCGTCGCCAACATCGGCAAAAACCCGACCTTTGGTGAAAATGAACTGACTGTGGAGGTCCACCTCCTCGATGGACAACCGAATCTTTACGGTGAAACTTTACGCTTCTACTTTGTGCAACGTTTACGGGAGGAAATGCGCTTTGCCGGCGTCCCCGAACTCTGTGCGGCCATTCAGTGCGACATCATCCGTGCCCGGCAAATCCTTTGCCACGCGCAGGTGATTGAATATCAGGAAGATTCCGAACAAGGAGAGAACTAA
- the rnr gene encoding ribonuclease R, translating into MKRNRNAPHHRELEGESVVPMAEILTLLQRAPARSLSGREILDAFPLLDRAARQATLRALDRWVGEEILEQRKDRRYTFPWNKRIVTGPIRVQRGGYGFVSGPEGSDDIFVAARNLAGAMDGDRVTTLIEKRRDRADARPDGRVISIVERSRSEILGRFVAGTPSGRLLPIVPRFAPPLLIAKEDENGILPGQVAIARISSKVSHSGALTGKISSILGTADDPAVDVATIAYKYHLPTTFPETVMHAANAIPAAVLPSEISGRVDLRELSLVTIDGASARDFDDAVAVQREADGRFRLWVAIADVGHYVRSGDVIDQEALQRGTSVYFPDRALPMLPEHLSNGICSLQADVDRLAVVAEILFSPEGERLDSRFYRAVIRSRARLTYEQVYAWLSDAAAGAEAPVDLLAQTQVMVELSTRLTAMRTARGSIDFDLPEAEIIVNLRGKPEDIIRRERNEAHKLIEEFMLAANEAVADFLTNKEIPFLYRIHEEPELEKMLELQEFTAPLGYGFAGGAEASLPRALQELLAATAAAPEGRAIHQLVLRSMKQARYAAENAGHFGLAASHYCHFTSPIRRYPDLVVHRVLCQLLESATGIEPRQRQEWQKEFLPLGEALSKLERRATDAEREMVNLYKCRFMADKIGEEFDGIVAGVQSYGLFVELDQWFVEGLVAIATLTDDFYEFDPLHQTLTGQRRRKIWRVGEAMRVKLLRVNPDWREIDFSPVDMSPPIVAPPQRQQQRPGRSRKRR; encoded by the coding sequence TTGAAGCGGAACCGCAACGCCCCGCATCATCGCGAGCTCGAAGGGGAAAGTGTCGTCCCGATGGCAGAGATCCTCACTCTGCTGCAACGCGCGCCGGCCCGGTCGCTGAGCGGGCGCGAAATCCTTGATGCTTTCCCCCTTCTTGATCGCGCCGCCCGCCAGGCAACGCTGCGGGCTCTCGATCGTTGGGTCGGGGAGGAGATTCTTGAACAGCGCAAAGACCGGCGCTACACCTTCCCCTGGAATAAACGGATCGTCACCGGCCCTATCCGCGTCCAACGCGGCGGTTATGGCTTTGTCAGCGGGCCGGAAGGGAGCGATGACATCTTTGTCGCCGCCAGAAACCTCGCCGGTGCGATGGACGGTGACCGGGTCACGACCCTGATTGAAAAACGCCGTGACCGTGCTGACGCCCGCCCGGACGGACGGGTCATCAGCATCGTCGAACGGAGCCGCTCCGAAATTCTCGGCCGTTTTGTTGCCGGCACCCCGAGTGGTCGCTTACTGCCGATCGTCCCGCGTTTTGCCCCGCCCCTGTTGATCGCAAAAGAGGATGAAAACGGCATCCTTCCCGGCCAGGTCGCCATCGCCCGCATCAGCAGCAAGGTCAGCCACAGCGGCGCCCTGACCGGAAAGATCAGCTCCATCCTCGGCACCGCCGACGATCCGGCCGTCGATGTCGCCACCATCGCTTACAAGTACCATCTCCCCACCACCTTTCCCGAAACCGTCATGCACGCGGCCAACGCCATCCCCGCTGCCGTCCTCCCGAGCGAGATCAGTGGCCGGGTTGATCTACGCGAACTCTCCCTGGTGACGATCGACGGCGCCAGTGCCCGGGATTTTGACGATGCCGTGGCGGTCCAGCGCGAAGCGGACGGGCGATTCCGCCTCTGGGTGGCGATTGCGGATGTCGGTCATTATGTGCGCTCTGGTGACGTCATCGACCAGGAAGCGCTCCAGCGCGGCACCAGCGTCTACTTTCCCGATCGTGCCCTGCCTATGCTGCCGGAGCATCTCAGTAACGGCATCTGCTCCCTGCAAGCGGACGTCGACCGCTTGGCGGTGGTAGCGGAGATCCTCTTTTCTCCGGAAGGGGAGAGACTCGACTCCCGCTTCTATCGGGCGGTGATCCGCAGTCGCGCCCGCCTTACCTATGAGCAGGTCTATGCCTGGCTCAGCGATGCCGCGGCCGGGGCAGAAGCGCCGGTCGATCTCCTGGCGCAGACGCAGGTGATGGTGGAGCTTTCGACACGCCTGACAGCGATGCGGACAGCGCGGGGGAGTATCGATTTCGATCTCCCTGAAGCGGAGATTATCGTCAACCTGCGCGGCAAACCGGAAGATATTATCCGCCGCGAACGCAATGAAGCGCATAAGCTCATCGAAGAGTTCATGCTTGCGGCCAACGAAGCAGTCGCCGACTTCCTCACCAATAAAGAAATCCCCTTTCTCTACCGCATCCACGAAGAGCCGGAGCTGGAGAAGATGCTCGAACTCCAGGAATTTACCGCCCCCCTCGGTTATGGTTTTGCCGGCGGCGCGGAAGCATCCCTGCCCCGCGCCCTGCAGGAACTTCTCGCCGCCACGGCGGCGGCGCCGGAAGGACGGGCGATTCATCAACTCGTGCTGCGCAGCATGAAGCAAGCCCGTTATGCCGCGGAGAATGCCGGTCACTTCGGCCTCGCTGCCAGCCACTATTGTCACTTCACCTCGCCGATCCGCCGTTATCCCGACCTGGTCGTTCATCGCGTCCTTTGTCAACTGCTGGAGTCAGCAACCGGGATCGAACCCCGCCAGCGCCAGGAATGGCAGAAAGAATTTCTCCCCCTCGGCGAGGCTTTGTCGAAGCTGGAACGGCGCGCTACCGATGCGGAACGGGAAATGGTCAATCTCTACAAATGTCGCTTTATGGCGGATAAGATCGGTGAAGAGTTCGACGGCATCGTTGCCGGCGTGCAGTCCTACGGTCTCTTTGTCGAACTTGATCAGTGGTTTGTCGAAGGTTTGGTCGCGATTGCCACTCTCACCGATGATTTTTATGAGTTCGACCCCCTCCACCAGACCCTGACCGGGCAGCGCCGCCGCAAGATCTGGCGCGTCGGCGAAGCTATGCGCGTCAAACTGCTGCGCGTCAATCCCGACTGGCGTGAGATCGATTTTTCCCCGGTCGATATGTCCCCCCCCATTGTCGCCCCGCCCCAACGCCAGCAACAGCGTCCGGGAAGATCACGTAAAAGAAGATGA
- a CDS encoding DUF1015 domain-containing protein, producing MRGKSNMAKIVPFRALRYNLNQIGDPAAVMAPPYDVISPALQEHLYKRSPFNIVRLILGRTDLDDNAEINRYSRAAADFGAWQQQGVLARDDEPCLYLYDQTYTLEDGSTVTRKGFIALSRLEDFSSGVVKAHEKTLAGPKVDRLLLTRACQANFSPIFSLYADPSCALESLGQQFKNTTPALAIDDDEGVRHCLWPVDDSSFVHRVKDLLENKPLFIANGHHRYETSLKYRDEMRAAHPGFSGKEAFNYVLMYFANMEDQGITILPIHRVIHSLDDFSVDDFVQKLTDDFLVSEETINTSDCAALGGLQQRLAAAGQDRRTLGLYLGNGRFLSLTLKNEKRMDQLFDPRTPSVLRTLDVSILHRLILEQYLQITAQAQEAQSNLRYCNGFNEPFAQIDRGEGQLAFLLNSTRMNEVRDVANAGEKMPQKSTYFYPKLLSGLVIYAHD from the coding sequence ATGCGGGGCAAATCAAATATGGCCAAGATCGTCCCTTTCCGTGCGTTGCGCTACAATTTAAACCAGATCGGCGATCCCGCCGCAGTCATGGCCCCCCCTTACGATGTCATCTCCCCTGCCCTGCAAGAGCATCTTTACAAACGCAGCCCTTTCAATATTGTCCGGCTGATTCTTGGCAGAACCGACCTTGACGATAATGCCGAAATCAATCGCTACAGTCGCGCTGCGGCCGACTTTGGCGCCTGGCAGCAGCAGGGGGTGCTGGCGCGTGACGATGAGCCATGCCTGTATCTCTACGACCAGACCTATACTCTTGAGGACGGCAGCACTGTCACTCGCAAGGGCTTCATCGCTCTGAGCCGTCTCGAAGATTTCTCCTCCGGCGTGGTTAAAGCGCACGAAAAGACGTTAGCCGGGCCAAAGGTGGACCGCCTCCTCCTCACCCGCGCCTGCCAGGCGAATTTCAGCCCGATCTTCTCCCTTTATGCCGATCCCAGCTGCGCCCTCGAATCCCTCGGCCAGCAGTTCAAAAACACCACTCCGGCGCTGGCTATCGACGATGACGAGGGTGTCCGCCACTGTCTCTGGCCGGTCGATGACTCCTCCTTTGTCCACAGAGTCAAAGACCTGCTCGAAAACAAACCACTCTTTATTGCCAATGGTCATCATCGTTATGAAACATCACTCAAGTATCGGGACGAGATGCGGGCGGCACACCCCGGCTTTTCCGGCAAGGAAGCATTCAACTACGTCCTGATGTACTTTGCCAATATGGAAGATCAAGGAATAACGATTCTGCCGATCCACCGCGTCATCCACAGTCTGGACGACTTTTCTGTCGATGATTTTGTACAGAAGCTCACCGACGACTTTCTGGTCAGCGAAGAAACCATCAACACCTCTGACTGCGCCGCTTTGGGAGGATTACAACAGCGTCTTGCCGCCGCGGGACAAGATCGCCGCACCCTTGGACTTTATCTTGGCAACGGACGGTTCCTGTCCTTGACTCTGAAGAATGAAAAGCGCATGGATCAGCTCTTTGATCCCCGCACGCCATCGGTCCTGCGCACCCTTGATGTCTCAATTCTCCACCGCCTGATTCTGGAGCAATACCTTCAGATCACGGCGCAGGCGCAGGAAGCACAAAGCAATCTTCGCTACTGCAACGGTTTTAACGAACCCTTTGCCCAGATCGACCGAGGCGAAGGACAACTTGCTTTTCTCCTTAATTCGACGCGGATGAACGAGGTCCGGGATGTGGCGAATGCCGGAGAGAAGATGCCGCAGAAATCGACTTATTTTTACCCCAAGCTATTGTCGGGATTGGTGATTTACGCGCACGATTAG